The Lolium perenne isolate Kyuss_39 chromosome 6, Kyuss_2.0, whole genome shotgun sequence genome segment ACGATCCCAAAGCGGCGGGCGCCGTGGTCGTAGAGGGTGTTGAGGTGTTTCCTGTAGTTGGTGGCGAGCTGGATGTAGAACAGCAGCACAGGCGACTTGAGGAATTCGAACATGTCGTTGCCGCCGGAGCTGATGAGGAAGAGGGACTCGGACACCCGCCTCTCGATTTCGTCTACGGAGCCCTGGTCGCCGGCGTGCTCAATCATCTTTGACTTGGTGGCCGCGAAGAACCCCACCTGCTGGGCCAGTGGCATGCTCTTGTTCAACCCCTGATCCATGCAAACATGAAAAACAAATTAGTAACAAGGATCGGACAAATTATAGATGGACAAAAAACATGCAGTACTCACGGTTTTGTCGAGAATGCCGGAATCACCGGAACCGTAGTTAACCCCTCCGAAGCCTCTGAGGATCTCGTCGCTCATTTCTGGTGCCAGCGACAGGTACGCCGGCGGGCTCATGTTGAAACCCATCAGCCTCGCTGCACCATTTCAGTTTTGCATCATGGGGTTAGCTAGTTTTCCTCTGAACAAATGAAATGAAATGAAAAAAATGCATGCGCCGATGCGCGCACGGGCACCGCACAGATGGCGTCCGCGACGTTGTAGCCGTTGCTGGCCCTCCCGGTGGGCCTGAGCTCGTGCGGCAAGTCCATGCCGTAGGGGAGCGGCAGCGGGTACAGGAGGTTCCCCGGCAGGTACTGGTTGTTCCCGACGTCCACCGTCGAGTCGCCGAACACGTACACCGCCGGCACCAGGGTCTCCGCCGCTGCCGGTGTGACAAACAACCCGCCGCCGCACATAACAAGCACCGCAACCACCAGTGCCATCAGGCCCTTGTCACTTGCCACTCCCACCCCCGCCATGCGCGCGATGCCTACTCCACTAAGCGGAATGGTAGCAGGGCAATCTACCTGTGAGTTGTTGGAGCAAAGCGAGGCCTCTCCTGCCTATTTATACACGATACGATATCTATACCCGCACGTGGTATCAAATCGGTATTAATAAGTAGGACGCGGCTAATTCTCGGTTAATCTAGAATTAGCTTAATTCCAGGTCACCTGATTTCCATGTAATTTGCGTGTAACTGAGGCAAAAGATATGTAATTATACATATATGTACAATTACACATCCATGTGTAATTCTTGTATGTACGAATCACGATACAAATCTAACGGTTATCGAGTTCATCTGGAACTAGCTTAATTCTCAGTCAACCTGGAATTAGCAAAAGGGTAATAAGTACTACTCCTAATTTGAGGTGATATCGAACCCGTGCATCAGCTAGCTATAAAGATTAAAATAATATAGTATTGCCTAATTTGAGGTGATATAGAAGGAGAGAGAAGATGAGTGAGCTCTCCTGCAGCAGTCATCGCACGTGGTGTGAAAGTGATCTTGGTAATATAATTTATAGCTCACTACTGTACATTTTAGCTTTAGATTGACTACAAATAAAATAGCAGTGAGCTTATAGCCAACAGTTGACTCTACTATTAAACTTACTCCGAAGCGATCAGTCCAGAAATAGCTAGAACCCTGCATCATGGAGATGTATGATGTATCACACCATAATCTTACTTATAGCTTATTTTATGGTTTTTAGCGCAAAATATATTTTAGACTAAAAATCACAAAATGAATTTGAAGTGAAATTTTTGTGCGATCCCACCCCCACAGAACACCTTATTGCCTTATCTCTTATCGTTTGAGTTCTTTAACCTTataggtaagagcatctccactcgcccTCCCCTAAGATCTAGACCTTTGAGAGTGCCGGCGCTCAAATTTTTGCCTAGACGCGGCCTTTAAAATTGTTTTTTAGCCGACGCGGCCTAACTTTGCATCTGGCACCCCAGGTCTAACCCAGTGGAGCCTAGCGGGGGCGCTGATGCGCCGCATGTTGGCGGAAAAGACGTGGGAAGAAGCCGCAGGAAACGTCTGCATCGTCTTCCTCATCGCCTTCCGCACCCGTCAAAGGCGTGTCGGTGTTAATGCGACTCCTCATCTTCAGCCGCCTGCTCGTCTTTAGCGGCGGTCAAAGGTTGATCGCCTTCCACGTCGAGTCGTGTTGGTGTTAATGCACCTGCTCATCTTCAGCGCCGCCTGCTCGTTTTCAGCAGCGGCGTTGATGCCCGCCAATGGACTTCCTCGGCGGTATATAAACCGCCGTGCACCTCCCTTGCCGCGCATTCCACCTCGCCTCTCCTCCTCCAAACCTCCAAACCTCCACCGCATCGTCATCCACGAGCACCTAGCCGCCATGGACCACCAAGACCGAGAGAGGGCAGGCACCGCCGCCAACGGCTTCGGCCGACGGTCCCTCCACGTCAACGAGGTGCGTGCCCTCTGGGACGCTCGCTATCCCGTCCCGCCGGACATACGCTGTCCAGCGGGGGGGCTCAACAGCGGCGGCCTGCCGGTCCCCCTCCCCCGTGCCGACAGGGACCGAGCGGACGATCGCCATCTACAATCATTTCATGGACCACCTCACCACGGAGGAGCGGAACGACCCCCAGTGGTCGCCGGACAACGACGACGCCTGGGACGTCTTCTTCGTCCGGCAGCGCGCGGAACGCTCGCCGCCTACGACAGAAACGGCAACCCGTCGCCCAACTACAATATCAGGGGACAACAACGCTGGTGGAGCGCGCCAGGGAGGAGCCTCACGTGGGTCCTCCACTACATCGTTGACGGGAACAACCCACCGCTGCAGATGCCACCACGGCACCTGAAGCTGGGCAACGGCGGCGCACCGATCGTCCACCTCGtcctcgcgctcctcctcctcctcctcctcgtgcgGGTCCTCGGGGCGTGGGTCTCGTCGGGGTACTCTCCCTACAAtacactgatacgtccattttacatcactattttatatcaaaatttactgttattcattgatatatttcatatttagagatgatacttatgttatttcacctattttgcatgtttcatgattattggagaattactcaccggagtcaggattctgctggaaaaagcaccgtcaggatgcaatatttctgaagatcaacaattgacggaaaatacaccgaaagtcttatttctccagaagaaggagccagccaaaaggaggggccgaggagggccgccatgggcccccccataggccggcgcgggctccaccctggccgcgccgccttgtggggagggggcccacagcccccctcggccgtctctccatcgcgtacttcatctacccgaaaacttAAGGTGCTGGGAGGCAtcgcgaatagacacagccgcctttgcggggcggaaaacaccagagagaaaagagctctccggcaggctgaaatccgccggggaaattccctcccggagggggaaatcgtcgccatcgtcaccgtcatcgagctggacttcattgggatcatcatcatcatcatcttcgccaccgtcaccgtcatctccaccgctgcacctcgtctccactgtaacatctagggttgaatcttgattatttcataggggaaactctcccggtattgattactccttgttattgatgctattgagtgaaaccgttgaattaaggtttatgttcagattgttatccatcatcatatcacctctgatcatgttccatatgatttcttgtgagtagttcgtttagttcttgaggacattggtgaagtctaaatgttagtagtgaactatgttgagtaatatttaatggtttgatatttaagttatggtgttattcttctagtggtgtcatgtgaacgtcgactacatgatacttcaccttcatgggcctaggggaatgcatcttgtattcgtttgctaattgtggggttgccggagtgacagcaacttgaacccccgttggtatatcgatgcaggagggataacaggatctcggagtttaaggctgtggttagatttatcttaattactttcttgtatttgcggatgcttgcaaggggtttaatcacaagtatgtattagtcctaggaagggtggtgcattagcataggttcacccacacaacacttatcaaaacaatgaagattaatcaactatatgaagcgaaagtactagactaaattcccgtgtgtcctcaagaacgtttggtcatcataagtaaacaaaccggcttgtcattTGTGCTAAAACGGATTggaccactcgctgcaattattaatctcgcattttatttacttgtattttatttatctgctatatcaaaaccccctgaatacttgtctgtgagcatttacagtgaatccttcatcgaaactgcttgtcaacaccttctgctccttgttgggttcgacactcttatttatcgaaagtactacaatacaccccctatacttgtgggtcatcaagcctattttcaggcgccgttgccggggagtgaagcgctattggtaagtggaattggtaagggaaacttttactgtacgtgctgattttatttctgtctgctgctataattcattatggagagatcttctcttgatttcctatctggaaaatctactactactgcaaaagtagtggatgaggcgccaggtgagaaagaggttccatacaaaatacatatgaaaattattgaacgtgttgtggataaccgctatgaaggggatggaactgtccatcctggagatcatttactgtttttacatgaattatacgggttattcaagtgtgcagatattgctatggatgaagttaggaagaaactattctctatatcgctgtctggtaaagcggcatattggtacaaattgctgaagaatggggattctcttgattggaaggatattgtgcctctattttattctaaattctatcctccaagtgaaattcacaaagaccgaaaccgcatatataatttctggcctcatgatggagagagtattgcccaagcatgggggagattgaagtatttaatgctcaaatgccccattcatgagcttcctggtaatatcatcattgataatttctatgcaagactttcttttcaagataaaaccttgctgaatactacttgttctggatcatttacacgcaacaaagaagagtttaaatgggaccttcttgatcggattcaggagaatactgaaggatgggagaatgacaaagatagagagtcgggtataaattatgattatgaatgcattgaaacttttatggatactgataaatttcataatatgagtgctacttatggtcttgactctcaagttgttgcaaatttttataaagcttttgcctctcattttgaattgcctaggaagaattttaataagtatcatgaaccttacaaagataaaactgattcacctataggtaaatgtgttgaaattaaaactgttgatcatattcttcctgaagcttatattgaaaaaactccttttcctgctaaaatgaaggagtattctgttataagtagtttggttaataaaagtgcaaagaaatctatagaacctgaagagcaaataaaggttgaacctgctattgcaatagttaaagatcttgtgactgaaaatgtagaagatggtcatatcattttctgtgaagatgcttctaatattgtttcacatcctaataagtctaggaaagccagtgttcctatgctctctgttagaattggtgatcattgctattatggtttatgcgatattggtgcaagtattagtgccattccttatgagctttacacagaaatcatgcatgaaattggttcttgtgaacttgaagatattgatgtggttattcggctagctaatagagatgtggaagttctatgtggtaagattaaatatcctgctgactttttggtacttggttctgctgctagtaagtcctgtcctatcatttttggtagaccttttctaaatacttgtggagctgttatagattgcaagaaggataaaattgtaactaaatttgctggtgaatcttatgagtttaatttctctaaatttgccaaggctccttataaagctgaattgcctaataatgattttagagttgaaccgtgtgcatctatttctcttgctcctaatgatcctttgcagcaacatttggaggatagtgagagtgaattctttagggaagaaaggaatgagcttgatgaaattttccttcgtcaacctattcttaaacatgacttaccggttgaagatctaggtacaacaccaccaccaaaggaagatccagtttttgatttaaaaccgtttcctgataatcttaaatatgctcatattgatgataagaaaatatatcatgttattattagttctaagctttcagattttgaggaagaaagattattggaaatattgaagaaacaccgaggagctattggctacactctagatgacttgaaggggatttctccttctatttgccaacatgccatcaacatggaagatgatgcaaagcctgttgttgaacatcagcatcgtctaattcctaagatgaaggatgtggtaaggaatgaggtattaaaacttcttgaagctggtattatatatcctactgctgatagtagatgggttagtcttgtgcattgtgttcctaagaaaggaggaataactgttgtacctaatgataatgatgagctcatccctcaaagagtagttgtagggtatataatgtgcattgattatcgaaaagttaataaagttactaagaaatatcattaccctttaccttttattgatcaaatgttagaaaggttatctaaaaatactcatttttgctttcttgatggttattctgggttttcacaaattgctgttaaaactaaagatcaagagaaacccactttcacttgtccctatggaacttatgcttataggcgtatgcctttttgtTTATGTAAtgatcctgctacttttcaaagatgcatgtctgctatttttcatggcttttgtgaaaatattgtagaggtattcatggatgatttttctgtctatgggaattcttttgataattgtctgcgaaaccttgataaaattttgcagagatgtgaagaaactaaccttgttcttaattgggagaaatgccactttatggttaatgaaggaattgtattgggacataaaatttttgagagaggtattgaagttgatagagctaaagttgaagcaattgagaagatgccctatcctagggatgttaaaggtattcgtagtgttcttggtcatgctgggttttataggagatttattaaagatttctctaagatttcaaagcctcttactaatcttcttcaaaaagatgtaccttttgtttttaatgatgattgtaaggaagcttttgaaactctaaagaaagccttgacaactgctcctgtagttgaacctcctgattggaatttaccttttgaaattatgtgtgatgctagtgattttgctgtaggtgctgttcttggacaacgagtagataaaaaattgaatgttattcattatgctagtaaaactattgatgctgctcaaagaaattatgctacaactgaaaaagaattattagctgtagtttttgctagtgacaagtttagaccttatattgttgattcaaaagtcacgattcatactgatcatgctgcaattaggtatcttatggaaaagaaagatgctaagccaaggcttattagatgggtgcttcttttccaagaatttgatttgcatattatagataggaaaggtgctgataatcctgttgctgataatttatctagattggaaaatattgcttatgatcctattcctgttaatgatagttttccaaatgaacaattggctgtaataaaggtaagctcgcgagatagtccttggtatgctgattatgctaactttattgtttccaaatacttgcctccaaccttttcagctcagcaaaggaggaaattcttttatgacttgaggcattatttttgggatgacccacacttatataaagaaggagtggatggtattatgcgaagatgtgttcccgaatatgaacaacaagagatattgagtaagtatcatggtagtgtttatggaggacatcacgccggagatagaaccgcacaaaaggttctacagtcaggtttttattggccaactctctttaaagatgcaagaaagattattttatcttgtgatgaatgtcaaagggttggtaatatctccagacgcaatgaaatgcctatgaattatactcttgttattgagccatttgattgttggggatttgacttcatgggtcctttcccttcttcagaaggtaacactcatatacttgtcgctgttgattatgttactaaatgggtggaagccatacccacaaaaagtgctgatggtgagacctctttaagaatgcttttagatattattttccctagatttggagttcctagatatcttatgactgatggaggttctcattttattcatggtggttttagaaaaactcttgctaaatatggtattaatcataggattgcttccgcttatcatcctcaaactagtggacaagtagaagtatcaaatagagaaattaaatctattttgcaaaagactgttaataaatctagaaaaaattgggctagtaagttgaaggaagcactatgggcttatagaacttcttataaaaatcctatgggtatgtctccttataaagtggtttatggaaaagcttgtcatttacctttagaactagagcacaaagcttattgggctgtaagagaacttaataaagatcctaaacttgccggtaagaaaagattgctacaattgagttctctagatgaatggagaagtgaagcttatgaaaatgctaaactttttaaggagaaagttaagaaatggcacgatagaagaattatcaaaagagaatttaatgttggagataaagtcctattgtatcggtctcgtctcagattttttgcagggaaattactctcaaaatggtaaggaccatatgtcattgtggaggtgtatcgttcaggggcaattaaaattagttctctgaaaagtgatgccacacaagtggtgaatggacaaagactcaagcattatatttctggagattcttataatgaatatgttgatgttattcaagtggtgactctggaagctttcatcaaagatcaaattgatagttctgcagagttcgatttcgaataggtaacagttctggtaataaaagtccgcgtttaacttttcgaacaatgtttttgctatttttggaaaatatgaaaaattacgagatcgaaacggagcgaaggagacgcacgagggcgtgcccccataggccggcgcgggccccaccttggccgcgccgccatacgggGACAccccctcggagtccctctcccactccggttcgacctggtacttt includes the following:
- the LOC127306045 gene encoding GDSL esterase/lipase At5g55050; the protein is MAGVGVASDKGLMALVVAVLVMCGGGLFVTPAAAETLVPAVYVFGDSTVDVGNNQYLPGNLLYPLPLPYGMDLPHELRPTGRASNGYNVADAISRLMGFNMSPPAYLSLAPEMSDEILRGFGGVNYGSGDSGILDKTGLNKSMPLAQQVGFFAATKSKMIEHAGDQGSVDEIERRVSESLFLISSGGNDMFEFLKSPVLLFYIQLATNYRKHLNTLYDHGARRFGIVNVPPIGCVPALRNRSDTGACMEFANNLSRNFNNNWLSVVMKNFAADPERPGITYSVGNSYNMITNFTADPEAAGFSEVASACCGDGRLGVNPWCHPGGAVCNNRTDHLYWDLAHSTDAAAHKGAALIFDAPVDWGFAAPINFRQLVSDGFSSI